GATCGGCAATAACCCGCTGCGCTCGTAATAGCGGATGGTTTCCACTTTCACGGCAGATTGTTTGCTTAACATGCCGATGGTTAGTTTTTGTTGCATGGCTTGACCCTATAGCGACTACAGGGTTTAGCATAACCCCAACGTAACCCTTTGGAGAAATGTATGAGCGCACAATGCGGTTGTAACCACAGTTGCAGCACCGAAGCCAAAACCCCACACGGGCGTTACCGCCTGATTTTATGGTTGGCGTTGCTCATCAATGCCGCTATGTTTGGGGTAGAAATGCTGTTTGGGGTATGGGCGCAATCGGCTTCTTTGCTGGCGGACTCGCTCGACTTTTTCGGCGATGCAGCCAACTACGGTATCAGCTTGTGGGTACTGGGTATGGGGCTGGCTATCCGCGCCAAAGCGTCCTTGTTGAAAGCCGCAACGATGGCAGTATTTGGGGTGTGGGTACTGGGGCGTACTGGCTGGGGACTATGGGCGGGAAACTTACCGGATGCCATGACGATGGGCAGTGTCGCACTGCTGGCGCTGGCGGCTAATGTGGCGGTTGCTGCCATGCTGTACGTTTACCGTGAGGGTGACAGCAATATGCGCAGCGTGTGGATTTGCTCACGCAATGATGCCATCGGCAATGTGGCGGTGGTATTGGCGGCGGTTGGGGTATTCGGGACAGCTTCCGGTTTGCCTGACCTGATCGTGGCGGGAGTGATGGCTACTTTGGCTTTGAGTGGGGCGTGGCAGATGTGGGGTTATGCGCAACAGGACTTGCACCGTGCCGCCGCTGTCTGATGTATTTTTCCGCTGGTCTTCTGAGTGCTTGCGTTGTATCACCGTGCTGGTATACGCTGCACGCATGAAAAAACCAATCATCCAGCGTTTACTGTCGTTCTTGCTTGCCTGCGTTCTGCTGGGGCAAGTACAGGCGGCTATGGCTGATTGTCATATTGATGTTGTTCATACCGGGCATGACATTCACACCGCCCACCTCGTCAATGGTGGGAAGCATTTAGTGACATGGGATGGGCATGGACATAGCGGACAAAGCAGTGATGTAGAAAACCATCAACACTGTTGCCATACCACAACGGCAAGTATTGCTCTCCCTGTCGTGTCTGTGGCGCTGCCATCGTCGAAAGCTATCAACATAACTTCAACCTTTACGCTCGACCATTACCGCGATCCTCTCGCCGATCTACTGATACGCCCACCCATCGCCTGAATTTGTTTTCACTCAACCATTGGCTTGTTTAAAACATATTTAGGAATAGACCATGAAAAACTTACTGTTAGCGGTAGTTCTACCGTTGCTGGCTGTCGGCTGTGCAGTCAATCCCGAAAAAACCGCCCTGCAAGCGCAAGGTATTAGTACTGATGGTGCGTCCACCGTAGCGTTCCAGAACGTGCACCTTGAAAACACCGCCAATGGCACAAGCCAAATACGCGGGAGTTTGGAGCGTATTGGGCGTGACCCTGTGCGCTTTGGGCATCTGGATTACACCGTGACCGATACCAGCGGCAAGGTGTTAGAGTCAGGCAAAGCCAACTACAGTGGCGCAATCAAACAACGCCACCCGCGTACCGCTTCGCGCTTTACCATTCCGCTCAAGCAAGCGTGGCAGCCCAGTTTGCATCATGCAACGCTGGTCTGGGACGACAAAACCCACCAACAATAAGGCGGACAAATCATGCGAAAGTTACTTGCCGGTTGCGTATGCAGCCTAATGTTCGCCTGTGCCGCTGTTGCGGGTGATGGGCATGACCACGGCGAAGAAAAAGCCGCTGCTGCCCCTGATTCCCCCGCTGCACCGCGTCTGGTGATGGAGTCTACCCAGTTTGAACTGGTAGGCACATTGGAGGGTGACGGTTTGCACCTGTTCCTTGATGACCATGCCAGCAACGCCCCGGTAACGGATGCCAGTGTGGAACTGGACATTGCAGGGCAACGTATCAAAGCCGAACAAGAAGCGGATGGCAGTTACCATGCTGCAATGTCACAACCGCTCCCAGAAGGGGAATACGCGGTGATGGCAACCATTTTAGCCGGTGAAACCAGCGACTTGCTGACGGGTGATCTGGATGTACACGCGGCGGAAGCGATGCACGTTGAACCCGCCACCGCCACTTCAGCCAGCGGTTGGGGCTTCTTGCCGTGGGTGCTGGGTTTGGTGGTCATTGCCTTGGCTCTCGTGGTGTTCACGTTGCGGCGTGACCGCCACCAACGGAGGGTACAGGCATGAAACCAACTGCATTTTTGTTGATCGGTGCATTGTTGTTACCCGCGCTGGCAATAGCGGGTGATGGGCATGACCACGGCGAAGCTGCCCCGACCGCTGCCAACCCCAATGCCCCGCAACGCCTGCCGGATGGCAGCGTATTCTTGCCGAAAAAAACCCAACGTTTCATTCAGGTGCGTACCCAACCTGCGACGCTCGAAACCTTGCCGCGTAGCCTTATCCTGAATGGTCAGGTGGTGGCGGGTATGGATGCCAGCAGCAAAGTGCAGGCATTGCAAGCCGGACGGCTCGACATTGCCAATGGTAGCTTGCCAGCGATTGGCGACAAGGTAGAAAAGGGGCAAGTATTGGCTACCCTCACCCTTGCCAAAGATGCACAGGAAGGTACGAACCAAGCCGCCGAAGCTGCCGATTTGCAAGAACAACTCAAGCTGGCAGAACTGGATTACCAGCGGCTACAAGGGCTAGGCGACCTGATTCCACGCCGTGACGTGGATACCGCCGCTGCGACGGTACGCAGCCTGCAAGCCCGTCTTGCCGTATTCCGCAAAGGGGCAAAAGGCGTTACCGAAACCGTGCGCTCCCCCAT
Above is a genomic segment from Thiothrix unzii containing:
- a CDS encoding cation transporter, with translation MSAQCGCNHSCSTEAKTPHGRYRLILWLALLINAAMFGVEMLFGVWAQSASLLADSLDFFGDAANYGISLWVLGMGLAIRAKASLLKAATMAVFGVWVLGRTGWGLWAGNLPDAMTMGSVALLALAANVAVAAMLYVYREGDSNMRSVWICSRNDAIGNVAVVLAAVGVFGTASGLPDLIVAGVMATLALSGAWQMWGYAQQDLHRAAAV
- a CDS encoding efflux RND transporter periplasmic adaptor subunit, which produces MKPTAFLLIGALLLPALAIAGDGHDHGEAAPTAANPNAPQRLPDGSVFLPKKTQRFIQVRTQPATLETLPRSLILNGQVVAGMDASSKVQALQAGRLDIANGSLPAIGDKVEKGQVLATLTLAKDAQEGTNQAAEAADLQEQLKLAELDYQRLQGLGDLIPRRDVDTAAATVRSLQARLAVFRKGAKGVTETVRSPISGIVTASYAANGQAVQAGDLLLDIIDPSKLQVEAVTYDPALPANIAAANVTIGKQTLALRYQGNSQQLRQQALPLRFSVEGETLAQLAAGSPVQVTVQTRETLQGVAVPAEALARNPSNQTVVWVKTTPEQYAPRVVQYQPLDGERVMITAGLPDGERVVVQATNLINQIR